From Pseudomonadota bacterium, a single genomic window includes:
- the rpsJ gene encoding 30S ribosomal protein S10 has protein sequence MATNQSIRIRLKAFDHRLIDSSAREIVETAKRTGAHVKGPVPLPTKMERFTVLISPHVNKDARDQYELRTHKRLMDIVDPTDKTVDALMKLELPAGVDVQIKLN, from the coding sequence ATGGCTACTAATCAAAGCATCCGCATTCGCTTGAAGGCATTCGATCACCGCCTCATCGATTCGTCGGCTCGTGAAATCGTCGAAACGGCGAAACGCACCGGCGCACACGTGAAGGGACCGGTACCCCTGCCGACCAAAATGGAGCGTTTTACGGTGCTCATCTCTCCGCACGTCAATAAAGACGCTCGGGACCAATATGAGCTTCGGACGCACAAGCGTCTCATGGATATCGTCGATCCCACCGACAAGACGGTCGACGCCCTGATGAAGCTGGAATTGCCCGCTGGCGTGGATGTGCAAATTAAATTGAATTGA